The proteins below are encoded in one region of Arthrobacter sp. CJ23:
- the gcvH gene encoding glycine cleavage system protein GcvH, translating to MSNIPADLSYTAEHEWVTAPNAEGIVRIGITDFAQDALGDVVYAQMPEAGTTVAGNDVVGEVESTKSVSDIYAPVSGEVVARNEALDTDPSLINSDPYGEGWLLEVKLAEADAVESLLSSSEYEQQVG from the coding sequence ATGAGCAACATTCCTGCCGATCTTTCCTACACTGCCGAACACGAATGGGTCACTGCCCCCAATGCCGAGGGCATTGTGCGGATTGGAATCACTGATTTTGCCCAGGACGCGCTGGGCGATGTTGTCTACGCCCAGATGCCGGAAGCCGGCACCACCGTGGCCGGCAACGACGTCGTCGGTGAAGTTGAATCCACCAAGAGCGTCAGCGACATCTACGCGCCGGTATCCGGTGAGGTGGTGGCCCGCAACGAGGCGCTGGACACGGACCCGTCCCTGATCAACTCGGACCCCTACGGCGAAGGCTGGCTCCTGGAAGTCAAACTGGCCGAGGCGGACGCCGTGGAGTCGCTGCTCAGTTCATCCGAGTATGAACAGCAGGTAGGCTAA
- a CDS encoding FHA domain-containing protein, whose amino-acid sequence MVGGEQNQTTGENGADEQPTPETTSISLTPVWDEPKIAPKLAPEERASVEALPPDSALLIAHSGPNVGARFLLDSDTTTAGRHPDADIFLDDVTVSRKHVEFHRTESGFEVVDMGSLNGTYVNHDRVDSVQLKTGNEVQIGKFRLTYYLSPARAAGQV is encoded by the coding sequence ATGGTTGGCGGCGAACAGAACCAAACCACTGGCGAGAACGGTGCGGACGAACAGCCTACGCCGGAGACCACCTCGATCAGCCTGACGCCCGTATGGGATGAGCCCAAAATTGCGCCCAAGTTGGCCCCCGAAGAGCGGGCGTCCGTGGAAGCGCTGCCGCCGGACTCCGCGCTGCTCATTGCGCACAGCGGACCGAACGTCGGTGCCCGCTTCCTGCTGGACTCGGACACCACCACGGCAGGCAGGCACCCCGACGCCGACATCTTCCTTGACGACGTGACGGTTTCCCGCAAGCACGTGGAGTTCCACCGCACGGAATCCGGCTTCGAGGTAGTCGACATGGGCAGCCTGAACGGAACCTACGTCAACCACGACCGCGTGGACAGCGTGCAGTTGAAGACCGGCAATGAAGTCCAGATCGGCAAATTCCGGCTGACCTACTACCTGAGCCCTGCCCGCGCAGCAGGCCAAGTCTGA
- a CDS encoding MerR family transcriptional regulator, which translates to MAQPERRGPQVLNIGEVLALLSDDFPAMTASKIRFLEEKGLINPKRTPAGYRQYADSDVERLRFILALQRDQYLPLKVIKDYLDAIDRGERPDKLPDGVTVSPRIVSEALAAEIHGRARALSEEQLRAESGASVPLLQSLLSFGLISHANGKFDEHALQVARACVQLEGHGLEPRHLRPFQAAAEREFSLVERAVAPLTSRKDAASQARAAEAAREISELCLSLHRALVQDRISRMDA; encoded by the coding sequence ATGGCCCAGCCGGAGCGTCGAGGGCCCCAGGTCCTGAACATCGGGGAAGTTCTCGCGCTTTTGAGCGACGACTTTCCCGCCATGACCGCATCCAAGATCCGGTTTCTGGAGGAGAAGGGGCTGATCAACCCCAAGCGCACTCCGGCTGGATACCGTCAGTACGCGGACAGCGATGTGGAACGGCTGCGCTTCATCCTGGCCCTGCAGCGGGACCAGTACCTGCCGCTGAAGGTCATCAAGGACTACCTCGACGCGATCGACCGCGGGGAACGCCCGGACAAGCTGCCGGACGGGGTCACCGTGTCTCCGCGGATCGTTTCCGAAGCGCTCGCCGCCGAAATCCACGGGCGTGCCCGCGCCCTGAGCGAGGAGCAGCTGCGTGCGGAGTCCGGTGCCAGCGTGCCGTTGCTTCAATCCCTGCTCAGTTTTGGCCTCATCAGCCACGCCAACGGCAAGTTCGACGAGCATGCGCTCCAGGTGGCCCGCGCCTGTGTCCAGCTTGAGGGCCATGGCCTGGAACCGCGCCACCTGCGTCCGTTTCAAGCCGCTGCCGAACGTGAGTTCAGCCTTGTTGAGCGGGCCGTTGCGCCGCTGACGTCCCGGAAGGACGCAGCCTCGCAGGCCCGGGCCGCCGAGGCCGCACGCGAAATCAGCGAGCTTTGCCTGAGCCTGCACCGGGCGTTGGTGCAGGACCGTATCTCCCGCATGGACGCCTGA
- a CDS encoding bifunctional nuclease family protein → MIEVEIVGVRIELPSNQPLVLLREINGERHVPIWIGTPEASAIALAQQGVVPPRPMTHDLLVDVVESLGHSIISVNIVAVEDNIFYGQLQFDNGTVVSSRASDALALALRAKCRIWCADAVMEEAGVRITEHDEGEEAEPDSAVDEEGELRKFREFLDDVEPEDFEG, encoded by the coding sequence ATGATCGAAGTCGAAATCGTCGGCGTCCGGATCGAGCTGCCGTCCAATCAGCCACTGGTTCTCCTGCGCGAGATCAACGGCGAACGGCACGTGCCCATCTGGATCGGAACACCCGAGGCCAGTGCCATTGCCTTGGCGCAGCAGGGTGTGGTGCCTCCAAGGCCCATGACGCACGACCTCCTGGTCGATGTTGTCGAATCCCTGGGGCACTCGATCATCAGCGTCAATATCGTGGCCGTTGAGGACAACATCTTCTACGGGCAGCTGCAGTTCGACAACGGCACAGTGGTCAGTTCCCGGGCCTCGGACGCGCTGGCCCTGGCCCTGCGTGCCAAATGCCGGATCTGGTGCGCTGATGCCGTCATGGAGGAAGCAGGGGTCCGTATCACCGAGCATGATGAGGGCGAGGAAGCCGAACCGGATTCCGCCGTTGACGAGGAAGGCGAGCTGCGCAAGTTCCGGGAATTCCTGGACGACGTGGAGCCGGAGGATTTCGAGGGCTGA